taggagaatgaagccatccagctcttctattaggaggtttaacacttactctgagttaacttacccaggtttgtcactataCCACGTAGCACAACCTGCTAGTCTTTCCTGGGAGGTTGAAGCTACCCTAAACTAGGACAACACATAACTGCTTACCTGGCTGTTGATGTTGTTATTGTCCCCAAACACTAGCCACCCCCCAAGGCACGCTGCAAGGAAAGACTGGGACTGGAGGCTTTTCCCCTGAATCTTCACTTGAAGAGCTTGCAGCCCTTTGTAAATGAAGACGAAGTAAGCGAGATTccgtgagtgagtgtatgtagcTTTTGCGATGGCTTTCAGCTTGTCTTTCAAGCTGAAATTATGACAAGGGAAGAACAGCAAAGTACAGACAGCCATTAATATTGTGATAGGTTTGGTCTTTAAGAGGGTAAGATAGAATATAGAGTGCAGAGTTAATACTACCTCCCGCTTCTGAACAAAAATGTCATGACAAGCGCATGGGGGGCACGGATTTTCGCTCCATATCTGCAAGTCGACAGAAACAGGTTAACCTAAGAAATGTGGTTCGgcatatccatgatgagtaggCTAACATTACTCCCACTCCCAAAAACTCCCACAAGTTTTTGTATCATATTTTGTGTAACGGCAAATGCTAGAATATGAAGGATACCAGCAGCAGCTAAATTGGTATTTCGTCAACAAAGATACTTTTCTAGATTGGCAACAGTAGAGATAAGGTAGCTTACAACCAAGTGACTAACTAGCATCTTTTAACACTGTAACTATTCAGCTAGCTAGGAGGTGTCACAACAATCTGGGCAACATTGCAAAAGTGCCCACGCATTTCGACCAGTGTTTCACTTACACTGCTCCATTCCTGAAACCTTTCACCACCGCTAACGCAGCTTTATACTTCTCTTGCTGAAGTATGCTATTCACTGTGTACAACAGTGTTTTCAGGAGCTCTGACCCAGCCATGTTAAATTGAGGGGTACTGAATGAATGTGACACCCGATTGTACTGTATTATGTATTGTCGTTTAGAAACAATGCCCAGAGAAAGTGTTCCGAGGGGCACCGATAGTTACCTCCAATTTATGACGTTCAAGGCTGATTCATTCCTCGGCAAAAACATGAAATACCATAATAAACGCTATATGTAAAATATTTTATCACAAAAACAAACTGAATTTACGGCCTAAGGCCATAGTTAATATATCCCGTTCTTCATCCAAAGTAAGTCATAATATCGCCCCTTAGTGGAAACAACAACTCATAGCACAGGCCTAGTAAAGACTTCAAAGTGTTTAAACATGACccgtgtttggggggggggggggggggggggggggggcacaaacTAATTTTCTTCTCGCATGACATTAATTAGGTAcaataagtaaagcaccaaTCCTTTTTATTTCTCAATTTTCTGAATGGACATCTCACATGTTTATCTTTCTGTACATGTACATAGGCTATACGAAAAATAAATAGCTTTGAGATAATTTCCTGTCCCCAATTTATTAAAAGATTAGGTATTTTAAAACAAGATTTGAATGTATTAAATGTACTATTACACGATTTACAATGTTAaataggaaaaaaataaatgaatgatcGTCATTTTTACACTATTTCACCTTCTCTAGGATTTAGGAAATGGcaatatgaagaaaaaaaatgagaagGAATCTCCAACCTCCTTTTTTATGACATTTTGTCTGTGCTAGAATTATGCAGTTGTTACATTATTGAACATGTGCAGTAAAGAAAGTCAGCCCACAGTAAAGAAAGCACTCTATGCTAATGTATACCTGTGGCCTATAATGATAATGTCCACAGTTGTCAAGAGGACTTGCTTTAAAGTAGAGCCAACACAAAACATTGCTGTGGGTACAAATGTTCTGTGCTCCACCTCTGGGCAAAACCATACTGGACACAACCTAAAATCCTTTAAAGCGAAAGAGCCAAACATATGCAATATGAGCAGTGGTGAGGATCACTGAAGGTACTTGCTGTGAAGCCTGCATACGTGTCATACTGCAGCTGACAGAGACTAACTGTCCAATGTTCATGTAGACCCGTTAAACTTCAGTACAGTGCACTGCATGCAAAAGGATATGGTTGAGGTCAGCTGAAACCAGCCAAACTTCTAGCCAAATATTAAATACTGTCAGGGAGAGGGTACATGTATGTAGGCTTTACACCAGGAAATGTCAAAATAGGTGTTAATTATCAGTAAATTCATGTCCTATCAGATGTTCACAGTTAATAGTTTTTAGAGAATACACAGAATATTGAACATACACATTTTTGAGATGCATCTGGCTGTTAAGTGCGTTATATTAGAATCAGATACCACACAGGACTGTTATAGCATGCCTTGGAAATGGCTCCTCAAAGTGAACCCTACAGAAATTCAAGATGGAAAACAAAACGAGGTGATGTGctgcatatttaaaaaataaacaacaataaagCCATTTCCTACATGGAAGTAGGTTGCACAAACTTGTTTTGTCCctctttctgtttatttttttttcattcatcgCTTAACAAAGTCTGTTCCAGTGTTTCCCAGCATGGTCTTGTTTTGTCCCCAACGGTCATTTATGCCCAGACACGCaaatgcagattttttttttttcctcatgcCTTTCACAGATTATTTTTCCAGGTGCCTGGAAACAATGCAAGGTCAAAACTGGCCAAGTAATATTCACTTGGCACAGCCTCCATTCACTGTACCCAGAGTCTTGCCTTGTGTGGAGTTGAgcacctttttttaaaaaaaaaaaaagcattgaaTTAAGTGGGATCATAGTGAATTTCTTTAGGTGTTTGCATAGAAAATAAGAAATTTCATTCATAGAAAAAATGTTTGCGGGAAAACAAAAACTTAATCAGTGTGAGATGTTGTACACATTGAACTCAGGTAACTGAAAGCAAAGTCATTTCCTTgagcaaattttttttttttccaattgcaaatatatcaaagcataccatacacacacatcaacagtgTACTGTACAAAGTATGTGCTTCCTTTGAAGCAATTCCTTTTTAAAGTGTTTGCCAGCCATTTTACATGATATTTATTCTTAAGAGGAAGTCACAGTGATACAGTTAAAGGTATGCGCCGAGTAAGCCAAACTTTACCATTTCCGCTTTCACACTAAAGCATTAAATAGATAACAGAATTTAGCATTTTATTCAGGTCACT
Above is a genomic segment from Alosa sapidissima isolate fAloSap1 chromosome 4, fAloSap1.pri, whole genome shotgun sequence containing:
- the pxmp4 gene encoding peroxisomal membrane protein 4; this translates as MAGSELLKTLLYTVNSILQQEKYKAALAVVKGFRNGAVYGAKIRAPHALVMTFLFRSGSLKDKLKAIAKATYTHSRNLAYFVFIYKGLQALQVKIQGKSLQSQSFLAACLGGWLVFGDNNNINSQINMYLLSRILFALSRLAVEKGYIPQPKRDPFPMFATLVWGIVLWLFEYYPHTLQPSLQSSMNYLYHDSNVWHDISDFLVYNKPKATAAN